The following coding sequences lie in one Pyramidobacter porci genomic window:
- a CDS encoding winged helix-turn-helix transcriptional regulator, translated as MYQPKLEKDIRCPLEHGLEIFGGKWKSRIICVLAEKRRLRYSELRSEMINITDAVLSSMLKELLRDGILRRRSYDEIPPRVEYSLTERGKSVVPILQSICRWSGAFHRESGERLLFQCRKCDYGAGKRGSSV; from the coding sequence ATGTATCAGCCGAAACTGGAAAAGGACATCCGTTGCCCGCTGGAACATGGCTTGGAAATTTTCGGAGGCAAATGGAAGTCGCGAATTATCTGCGTGCTGGCCGAAAAAAGGCGGCTGCGTTACAGCGAGCTGCGCAGCGAGATGATAAACATCACCGACGCCGTGCTCTCCTCGATGCTGAAAGAGCTGCTGCGCGACGGGATCCTGCGTCGCCGTTCCTATGACGAAATCCCTCCGCGCGTGGAATATTCCCTGACCGAGAGAGGAAAATCGGTGGTTCCCATTCTGCAAAGCATCTGCCGTTGGTCGGGAGCGTTTCATCGCGAGAGCGGCGAACGGCTCTTGTTCCAGTGCCGCAAATGCGACTACGGCGCGGGAAAACGAGGCTCGTCTGTCTGA
- a CDS encoding M20/M25/M40 family metallo-hydrolase, translated as MNDMIKAAAEQFARENVKEAQNLLRTLGKIPAPSHDEGRRAAFVSEWFKSQEFKDVQIDAAQNVICKLGPQDGDLIVFAAHTDIVFPDTAPLPMREEDGRLYAPGIGDDTANLVNLMIAARHLARREDELTQGVLIVANACEEGLGNLDGTKALFAAYGARVKAFYSLDGKLGHCCSGAVGSYRYRVTCRTAGGHSYANFGNANAIECLAHLIEDLYAVKLPESARTTFNVGRIEGGSTVNSIAQYAAMLYEFRSPSQECLDYMKVQFDAILDANRNRGGEFAAELLGVRPGDGALNREALQAFTARTLDVIRSYYDGELTVTPSSTDSNVPLSLGIMANTLGTIVGMGAHTREEWVDLSSMETGLKIALSLMLAAQR; from the coding sequence ATGAACGACATGATCAAAGCCGCAGCCGAACAGTTCGCCCGTGAGAACGTAAAAGAGGCTCAAAACCTGCTGCGCACGCTGGGGAAGATTCCGGCGCCGTCGCACGACGAAGGCCGGCGCGCGGCCTTCGTCAGCGAGTGGTTCAAATCGCAGGAATTCAAAGACGTGCAGATCGACGCCGCTCAAAACGTGATCTGTAAGTTGGGGCCGCAGGACGGCGATCTGATCGTCTTCGCAGCGCACACCGACATCGTCTTTCCCGACACGGCGCCGCTGCCCATGCGCGAGGAAGACGGCAGACTCTACGCGCCCGGCATCGGCGACGACACTGCCAACCTCGTCAACCTGATGATCGCCGCCCGTCATCTGGCGCGGCGCGAAGACGAACTGACGCAGGGCGTGCTGATCGTCGCCAACGCCTGCGAAGAAGGGCTGGGCAACCTCGACGGTACGAAGGCTCTGTTCGCCGCCTACGGGGCGCGCGTCAAAGCCTTTTACTCGCTCGACGGCAAGCTTGGCCACTGCTGCAGCGGCGCCGTCGGATCCTATCGTTACCGCGTCACGTGCCGGACCGCGGGCGGCCATTCCTACGCCAACTTCGGCAACGCCAACGCCATCGAGTGCCTGGCGCACCTGATCGAGGATCTCTACGCCGTCAAACTGCCCGAAAGCGCGCGCACGACTTTCAACGTCGGGCGCATCGAGGGCGGCTCCACCGTCAACTCCATCGCCCAGTATGCCGCGATGCTGTACGAATTCCGCTCTCCCTCCCAGGAATGTCTGGATTACATGAAGGTTCAGTTCGACGCGATCCTCGACGCCAACCGCAACCGCGGCGGCGAATTCGCGGCCGAACTGTTGGGAGTCCGTCCCGGCGACGGCGCGCTGAACCGCGAGGCGCTGCAAGCCTTTACCGCCCGCACGTTGGATGTGATCCGCAGCTATTACGACGGCGAGCTGACCGTCACCCCCTCGTCCACCGACAGCAACGTGCCTCTGTCTCTGGGCATCATGGCCAATACGCTCGGCACTATCGTCGGCATGGGGGCGCACACCCGCGAAGAGTGGGTAGACCTGAGCAGCATGGAAACGGGGCTGAAAATCGCCCTCAGTCTGATGCTCGCCGCGCAGCGGTAA
- a CDS encoding ABC transporter substrate-binding protein: MDRKLVAVLAGAAALVSSTAFAMTKEEEDAAWKKEPAYGRVINVGYNGGLCLGTFGIADIKGFYAEEGLKVKITRMTKDVDAIGTGKVDVVGGHIAKFIIPAVNGVRMKFTTGIHTGCKSLYVPAKGDIKSTKDLVGKTVAVPNGIGDSDQNIAMRFFSRDGISPFRDIKWKVVEAGVSIMAMQNGEIEAALLEDQFARRFLDDGTLRIVRSLTYDDDFKKEACCVHAVNLDFYNENPITVKKLTRAHEKASQWILDNIDESVRLLLDHKYVTGGFDLVQSIQKTLDYGISDQATEETLRLIIRDYQGFGILDPRLDPDKILKKIWDPVLQRD; the protein is encoded by the coding sequence ATGGACAGAAAACTGGTTGCGGTTCTGGCAGGTGCGGCGGCGCTTGTTTCCTCCACGGCCTTCGCGATGACGAAGGAAGAGGAAGATGCGGCCTGGAAGAAGGAGCCTGCTTACGGGCGCGTGATTAACGTGGGCTACAACGGAGGACTGTGTCTCGGCACTTTTGGCATTGCCGACATCAAAGGCTTCTACGCCGAAGAGGGGCTGAAAGTCAAGATCACGCGCATGACCAAGGATGTGGATGCCATCGGCACCGGCAAAGTCGATGTGGTGGGCGGCCATATCGCTAAATTCATCATTCCTGCGGTTAACGGCGTGCGCATGAAATTCACGACAGGCATCCACACCGGCTGCAAATCACTGTACGTGCCCGCCAAGGGCGACATCAAGAGCACAAAAGATCTGGTCGGCAAGACGGTGGCTGTGCCGAACGGCATTGGCGACTCCGATCAGAACATCGCCATGCGCTTTTTCAGCCGCGACGGTATCAGTCCCTTCCGCGACATCAAATGGAAGGTCGTTGAAGCGGGAGTCAGCATCATGGCTATGCAGAACGGAGAGATCGAGGCCGCGCTGCTTGAAGATCAGTTTGCCCGCCGCTTCCTCGACGATGGTACTTTGCGCATCGTGCGTTCGCTGACCTACGACGATGACTTCAAAAAGGAGGCCTGCTGTGTTCATGCCGTCAATCTGGACTTCTACAACGAGAACCCGATCACCGTGAAGAAACTGACTCGCGCCCATGAAAAGGCCAGTCAGTGGATTCTCGACAATATCGACGAGAGCGTCCGCCTCCTGCTCGACCACAAGTACGTCACCGGCGGCTTCGACCTCGTGCAGTCCATTCAGAAAACTCTGGATTACGGCATCAGCGATCAGGCGACGGAAGAGACGCTGCGTCTTATCATCCGCGATTACCAAGGCTTTGGCATTCTCGATCCCCGCCTCGATCCCGACAAGATCCTGAAAAAGATTTGGGATCCGGTCTTGCAGCGCGATTGA
- a CDS encoding carboxymuconolactone decarboxylase family protein, with protein sequence MSEKNAAAVKSQIDYKNAARQAGLRGKKLREAAPEATQAFSALGAAALKDGALSLKTKELIALMLALQSHCEMCINAHVQNAIKAGVTREELAEALSVAVLMGGGPSFSYAGVVLESYDQFSAR encoded by the coding sequence ATGAGCGAAAAGAATGCCGCGGCGGTCAAGTCGCAGATCGATTACAAAAACGCGGCGCGCCAAGCTGGCCTGCGCGGTAAAAAGCTGCGCGAAGCCGCCCCCGAAGCGACGCAGGCTTTTAGCGCCCTCGGGGCCGCCGCGCTGAAAGACGGGGCCTTGTCTTTGAAGACGAAAGAGTTGATCGCGCTGATGCTTGCCCTGCAGTCCCACTGCGAAATGTGCATCAACGCGCACGTCCAGAATGCCATCAAAGCCGGCGTCACCCGCGAGGAACTGGCCGAAGCGCTTTCCGTCGCCGTGCTTATGGGCGGCGGCCCCAGCTTCTCCTATGCCGGAGTCGTGCTGGAGTCCTACGATCAGTTCAGCGCCAGGTAG
- a CDS encoding ABC transporter substrate-binding protein, with the protein MKKFLVALFCAALMGASAFAMTKEEEDAAWKKEPACGRVIKIGYNGGLCLGTFGIAQLKGFYEAEGLKTEVVRMSGGSSGQIDAIGTGKVDVTGDHIATMLVPAVNGVRVKFTTGIHSGCKSLYVPADSPIKTTADLVGKYVAIPDGIGGSDQNISMRFFNHDKIDPRQIKWKVAEAGIAVMAMKKGEVQAALLGDQFAKKFLDSGELRILRSLTFDEDFKQEACCIHAVNLDFYNENPVTVKKLTRAHEAASAWMMEHPEEAVNTLQANKWAAGDPKLVLEIFKTYNFGIDDKATEATLRSTIDDYKSFGMIDAKKDTEELIRKVWDPVVKND; encoded by the coding sequence ATGAAAAAGTTTCTTGTTGCTCTGTTCTGCGCCGCGCTGATGGGCGCGTCCGCTTTTGCCATGACGAAGGAAGAGGAAGACGCCGCATGGAAGAAGGAACCCGCCTGCGGACGGGTGATCAAGATCGGCTACAACGGCGGGCTGTGCCTCGGCACGTTCGGCATCGCCCAGCTCAAAGGCTTCTACGAGGCGGAAGGGCTGAAGACCGAGGTGGTCCGCATGTCCGGCGGCAGCAGCGGCCAGATCGACGCCATCGGCACCGGCAAGGTCGACGTCACCGGCGACCATATCGCCACGATGCTCGTTCCAGCCGTCAACGGAGTGCGCGTCAAATTCACCACGGGCATTCATTCCGGCTGCAAATCGCTCTACGTCCCCGCGGACAGCCCGATCAAGACTACGGCCGACCTCGTCGGCAAATACGTCGCCATTCCCGACGGCATCGGCGGCTCCGACCAGAACATCTCCATGCGCTTCTTCAACCACGACAAGATCGATCCGCGCCAGATCAAGTGGAAGGTCGCCGAAGCCGGTATCGCCGTGATGGCCATGAAGAAGGGCGAAGTGCAGGCGGCGCTGCTCGGCGATCAGTTTGCCAAGAAGTTCCTCGACAGCGGCGAACTGCGCATCCTCCGCTCGCTGACGTTCGACGAGGATTTCAAGCAGGAAGCCTGCTGCATCCATGCCGTCAACCTCGATTTCTACAACGAGAACCCCGTCACCGTCAAAAAGCTGACTCGCGCCCACGAAGCCGCCAGCGCCTGGATGATGGAACACCCCGAAGAGGCCGTGAACACTCTTCAGGCCAACAAATGGGCGGCCGGCGATCCCAAGCTGGTGCTCGAGATCTTCAAGACCTACAATTTCGGCATCGACGACAAGGCGACCGAAGCCACGCTGCGCAGCACCATTGACGACTACAAAAGCTTCGGCATGATCGACGCCAAGAAGGACACCGAAGAGCTGATCCGGAAAGTCTGGGATCCCGTCGTCAAGAACGACTGA